In Thermus filiformis, one DNA window encodes the following:
- a CDS encoding M42 family metallopeptidase, producing the protein MTYEPDLAFLEKLLLATGPTGFEEEAVEVFLEAASAFAQVEVDKKGNAYAHLNPGGSPKILLLGHIDEIGVIVSHIDDQGLLFLKPLGGWDPQVLVGQRLRFLGKRGPVLGVVGRKAIHVLKPEEREKAVRLEELFVDIGAQSKEEALAHLEVGAVGVLDQPPLWLLGERLVSKAVDNRIGAFVVLEALRLLKDLGTRAHVVAVASVQEEIGAYGARTAAHRLDPDYALVVDVTHDATTPGMEKKEVGEAALGRGVALDVGPFVDKKVLRALRSLAEREGIPYVLHAHGRFSGTDADEVAWVREGVRTGIVSIPNRYMHSPSEMVDFRDVRAAVWLLARFAQEAA; encoded by the coding sequence ATGACCTACGAGCCCGACCTGGCCTTTTTGGAAAAGCTTCTTCTGGCCACCGGACCCACGGGGTTTGAGGAGGAGGCGGTGGAGGTCTTCCTCGAGGCCGCCTCCGCCTTCGCCCAGGTGGAGGTGGACAAGAAGGGGAACGCCTACGCCCACCTCAACCCGGGCGGAAGCCCAAAGATCCTCCTGCTGGGCCACATTGACGAGATCGGGGTCATCGTGAGCCACATAGACGATCAAGGCCTCCTCTTCCTGAAGCCCCTGGGGGGCTGGGACCCGCAGGTCTTGGTGGGGCAGCGCCTGCGGTTTTTGGGGAAGAGGGGTCCGGTCCTGGGGGTGGTGGGGCGGAAGGCCATCCACGTCCTAAAGCCCGAGGAGCGGGAGAAGGCGGTGCGCCTGGAGGAGCTTTTCGTGGACATCGGGGCCCAGAGCAAGGAGGAGGCCCTGGCCCACCTCGAGGTGGGGGCGGTGGGCGTGCTGGACCAGCCTCCCCTTTGGCTTCTCGGGGAGCGGCTCGTCTCCAAGGCGGTGGACAACCGCATCGGGGCCTTCGTGGTCCTGGAGGCCCTGAGGCTCCTCAAGGACCTGGGCACCCGGGCCCACGTGGTGGCGGTGGCCAGCGTCCAGGAGGAGATCGGGGCCTACGGGGCCCGCACCGCCGCCCACCGCCTGGACCCCGACTACGCCCTGGTGGTGGACGTGACCCACGACGCCACCACCCCCGGGATGGAGAAGAAGGAGGTGGGGGAGGCGGCCCTGGGCCGGGGGGTGGCCTTGGACGTGGGGCCCTTCGTGGACAAGAAGGTCCTCCGCGCCCTCCGAAGCCTGGCGGAGCGGGAGGGGATCCCCTACGTCCTCCACGCCCACGGCCGCTTCTCGGGCACGGACGCGGACGAGGTGGCCTGGGTGCGGGAGGGGGTCCGGACGGGGATCGTCTCCATCCCCAACCGCTACATGCACTCCCCTTCCGAGATGGTGGACTTCCGGGACGTGCGGGCGGCCGTCTGGCTTTTGGCCCGCTTCGCCCAGGAGGCGGCATGA
- a CDS encoding nucleotide pyrophosphohydrolase, translated as MTLKEAQARVDAWIGQFREGYFPPLLMLARLAEELGEVARVLAHREGKKPKPGEPEGDLAEELADLLFVLISLANREGIDLEEALEKALAKYEARDKERWSRKDSQ; from the coding sequence ATGACCCTCAAGGAGGCCCAGGCGCGGGTGGACGCCTGGATCGGCCAGTTCCGGGAGGGCTACTTCCCGCCCCTTTTGATGCTGGCCCGGCTGGCGGAGGAGCTCGGGGAGGTGGCCCGGGTCCTGGCCCACCGGGAGGGGAAGAAGCCCAAGCCCGGGGAGCCGGAGGGGGACCTGGCGGAGGAGCTCGCCGACCTCCTCTTCGTCCTCATCTCCCTGGCCAACCGGGAGGGGATTGACCTGGAGGAGGCCCTGGAGAAGGCCCTGGCCAAGTACGAGGCCCGGGACAAGGAGCGCTGGAGCCGGAAAGACTCCCAATAA
- a CDS encoding ABC transporter ATP-binding protein — translation MEHPLVARGLSKRFGALEAVKKVSLTLARGEVLAFLGPNGAGKTTTIKMVAGLLQPDEGRVEIAGKDPHRDPWALREVGAVLEGNRNLYWRLTPLENLLYFGVARGLRYREALDRARALLEAFGLAEKAGALVRTLSRGMQQRLALAVALIHRPSLLLLDEPTLGLDVESALAVQEEIRRLAEEGYAILLTTHQLDVAQRLSHRVAILRAGEVVLEGRTEEVLSRFSGTHYTLVLGEDPPEAVQARLLARGLEGEGRRWVYLGPPEGLWEVLDLVRPLPLERLEKDRADLTEVFLKVLKG, via the coding sequence ATGGAACACCCCCTGGTGGCCCGGGGCCTCTCCAAGCGGTTTGGGGCCCTCGAGGCGGTGAAGAAGGTGAGCCTCACCCTGGCGAGGGGGGAGGTCTTGGCCTTTCTGGGGCCCAACGGGGCGGGGAAGACCACCACCATCAAGATGGTGGCGGGCCTCCTCCAGCCCGACGAGGGGCGGGTGGAGATCGCCGGGAAGGACCCCCACCGCGACCCTTGGGCCCTGCGGGAGGTGGGGGCGGTTCTGGAGGGGAACCGGAACCTGTACTGGCGGCTCACCCCCTTGGAGAACCTCCTGTACTTTGGGGTGGCCCGGGGGCTCCGTTACCGGGAGGCCCTGGATCGGGCTAGGGCGCTCCTGGAGGCCTTCGGCCTGGCCGAGAAGGCGGGGGCGTTGGTGCGGACCCTCTCCCGGGGGATGCAGCAGAGGCTGGCCCTGGCGGTGGCCCTGATCCACCGGCCCAGCCTCCTCCTCCTGGACGAGCCCACCCTGGGCCTGGACGTGGAGAGCGCCTTGGCGGTCCAGGAGGAGATCCGGCGCCTGGCCGAGGAGGGGTACGCCATCCTCCTCACCACCCACCAGCTGGACGTGGCCCAGCGCCTCTCCCACCGGGTGGCCATCCTGCGGGCGGGGGAGGTGGTGCTGGAGGGGCGGACGGAGGAGGTCCTGAGCCGGTTCTCTGGAACCCACTACACCTTAGTCCTGGGAGAGGACCCGCCGGAAGCGGTCCAGGCGCGGCTTTTGGCCCGGGGCCTCGAGGGGGAGGGGCGGCGGTGGGTCTACCTCGGCCCCCCGGAGGGCCTGTGGGAGGTCCTGGACCTGGTGCGGCCCCTGCCTCTGGAGCGCTTGGAGAAGGACCGGGCCGACCTGACGGAGGTCTTCTTGAAAGTGCTAAAAGGATAA
- a CDS encoding ABC transporter permease codes for MWDLFLVEFKRSWLTFTRYPVEAVGAILSLSLIFYGLFVGARYMAGPGVQFGERLEAILVGYLAWTLLIFAYSGLSFALTQEAETGTLEQLFLTPYGPLRLFLVRSLAGLLVQLLLMLFVGALLVFLTGVRLRLSPALLLPLAAVLMAGYGLGFSVGGLTLIFKRVQQLIGLSQFLLLFLVLAPFEEGRAALLAHLLPAATGVGLLRDLAAREVGLDWGRLGLAFLNGAFYLGLGLYLFQKAVRLAKARGLLSGY; via the coding sequence ATGTGGGACCTCTTTCTTGTGGAGTTCAAGCGGAGCTGGCTCACCTTTACCCGCTACCCCGTGGAGGCGGTGGGGGCGATTCTTTCCCTCAGCCTCATCTTTTACGGCCTCTTCGTGGGGGCGCGGTACATGGCGGGGCCGGGGGTACAGTTCGGAGAGCGGCTGGAGGCCATCCTGGTGGGGTACCTGGCCTGGACCCTGCTCATTTTCGCCTACTCGGGCCTTTCCTTCGCCCTCACCCAGGAGGCGGAGACGGGGACCCTGGAGCAGCTCTTCCTAACCCCCTACGGCCCCCTGCGGCTCTTCCTGGTGCGAAGCCTGGCCGGGCTGTTGGTGCAGCTCCTCCTGATGCTCTTCGTGGGCGCCCTCCTGGTCTTCCTCACCGGCGTGCGCCTGCGCCTGAGCCCCGCCCTTCTTCTGCCCCTGGCGGCGGTCCTCATGGCGGGGTACGGCCTGGGCTTTTCGGTGGGGGGGCTGACCCTGATCTTCAAGCGCGTTCAGCAGCTCATCGGCCTCTCCCAGTTCCTCCTCCTCTTCCTGGTCCTGGCCCCCTTTGAGGAGGGAAGGGCGGCGCTTTTGGCCCACCTCCTGCCCGCGGCCACCGGGGTGGGGCTCCTCCGGGACCTCGCCGCCCGGGAGGTGGGGCTGGACTGGGGCCGGCTCGGCCTGGCCTTCCTGAACGGGGCCTTCTACCTGGGCCTGGGGCTCTACCTCTTCCAGAAGGCGGTCCGGCTGGCCAAGGCCCGGGGGCTCCTTTCCGGCTACTGA
- a CDS encoding ATP-binding cassette domain-containing protein, with amino-acid sequence MLRAEGVQKTWPGFRLRLAFLHVEPGQALAVLGPSGSGKSTLLRVLAGLEAPEEGRVEGGFRVYLPQTPLLLKGSVLENAAFGLRLKGVGRREALARAEEALEEVGLLSKAHLRAQGLSGGEKVRLALARALAVGPEVLLLDEPTANLDPANARMVEALLARAKARGAALVLVTHSPAQARRLAERALFLFQGEVAEEGPVPQALREPRDPRVRAFLEGDF; translated from the coding sequence ATGCTTAGGGCGGAAGGGGTCCAGAAGACCTGGCCGGGCTTCCGGCTCCGCCTGGCCTTTCTCCACGTGGAGCCGGGCCAGGCCCTGGCCGTCCTCGGCCCCTCGGGCTCGGGGAAGAGCACCCTTCTAAGGGTCCTTGCGGGCCTGGAGGCCCCCGAGGAGGGCCGGGTGGAAGGGGGGTTCCGGGTCTACCTGCCCCAGACCCCTTTGCTCCTGAAGGGGAGCGTCCTGGAGAACGCCGCCTTCGGCCTCCGGCTGAAGGGGGTGGGCCGGAGGGAGGCCCTGGCCCGGGCGGAGGAGGCCCTGGAGGAGGTGGGTCTCCTCTCCAAGGCCCACCTCCGGGCCCAGGGGCTTTCCGGGGGGGAGAAGGTACGGCTGGCCCTGGCCCGGGCCCTGGCGGTGGGACCGGAGGTCCTCCTTTTGGACGAGCCCACCGCCAACCTGGACCCGGCGAACGCCCGCATGGTGGAGGCCCTCCTGGCCCGGGCCAAGGCCCGGGGGGCGGCGTTGGTCCTGGTCACCCACAGCCCCGCCCAGGCCAGGCGGCTGGCCGAGCGGGCCCTCTTCCTCTTCCAGGGGGAGGTGGCAGAGGAGGGGCCGGTGCCCCAGGCCCTCCGGGAGCCCCGGGACCCTCGAGTCCGGGCCTTCTTGGAGGGGGACTTCTAA
- a CDS encoding ABC transporter permease: MEAQELWEITLRSLLVAGLATFLAGVFGVPLGLFLALRAPGRLPRVLLYTGMGLPSVVVGLLFYLLLSRQGPLGGLGLLYTPWAMVLAQAVLALPLVASFLYAGARARAEEVRALVKSLGGREAQVPPTLLWESRRALAAGLASGFGAAISEVGAATLVGGDIRHQTRVLTTAIVLETRKGELEAALALGAVLLGVSLLVVALLLILEEDA, from the coding sequence GTGGAGGCCCAGGAGCTCTGGGAGATCACCCTGCGAAGCCTCCTCGTGGCGGGGCTCGCCACCTTCCTGGCGGGGGTCTTCGGCGTGCCCCTGGGCCTCTTCCTGGCCCTGAGGGCCCCGGGGCGGCTCCCCCGGGTCCTCCTCTACACGGGGATGGGGCTTCCCTCAGTGGTGGTGGGCCTCCTCTTCTACCTCCTCCTCTCCCGCCAGGGGCCCCTGGGGGGGCTTGGCCTCCTCTACACCCCCTGGGCCATGGTCCTGGCCCAGGCGGTGCTGGCCCTGCCCCTGGTGGCCTCCTTCCTCTACGCGGGGGCCCGGGCCCGGGCGGAGGAGGTGCGGGCCCTGGTGAAAAGCCTAGGGGGAAGGGAGGCCCAGGTCCCGCCCACACTCCTTTGGGAAAGCCGCCGCGCCCTGGCCGCGGGCCTGGCCTCGGGGTTCGGGGCAGCCATCAGCGAGGTGGGGGCGGCCACTTTGGTGGGGGGAGACATCCGGCACCAGACCCGGGTCCTGACCACGGCCATCGTCCTGGAGACCCGGAAGGGGGAGCTCGAGGCCGCCCTGGCCCTGGGGGCGGTCCTTTTGGGGGTTTCCCTTTTGGTGGTGGCCCTGCTCCTTATCCTGGAGGAGGATGCTTAG
- a CDS encoding substrate-binding domain-containing protein: MRLLWVLLLLSPALALRLATTTSVYDSGLLDDLLPLFTQRTGVRVEVLAVGTGQALAIAKRKDADAALVHAPALEAQAIREGWVLEHACLAKNAFLLVGPPQDPARVRQAPDVLEALRRIARTQSPFVSRGDRSGTHLKEQELWQKAGVRPGGAWYLESGAGMGQTLRLAWEKGAYTLSDGATYQTVGKKLGLEALYTREDPLLLNQYSLLLVKGAKEEEARRLLDFLLSPEGQRRIGAFRGGLFQPLFGRCVLPVR, from the coding sequence ATGCGGCTCCTCTGGGTCCTCCTTCTCCTCTCCCCGGCCCTGGCCCTGCGTCTGGCCACCACCACGAGCGTCTACGACTCGGGCCTTCTGGACGACCTCCTCCCCCTCTTCACCCAAAGGACGGGCGTCCGGGTGGAGGTCCTGGCCGTGGGCACGGGCCAGGCCCTGGCCATCGCCAAGCGGAAGGACGCGGACGCTGCCCTCGTCCACGCCCCGGCCCTCGAGGCCCAGGCGATCCGGGAGGGCTGGGTCCTGGAGCACGCCTGCCTGGCCAAAAACGCCTTCCTCCTGGTGGGGCCGCCCCAGGACCCGGCCCGCGTCCGCCAGGCTCCGGACGTCCTGGAGGCCCTGCGCCGCATCGCCCGGACCCAAAGCCCCTTCGTCTCCCGGGGGGACCGGTCGGGGACCCACCTGAAGGAGCAGGAGCTTTGGCAGAAGGCAGGGGTGAGGCCCGGCGGGGCCTGGTACCTGGAGTCGGGGGCGGGGATGGGCCAGACCCTGAGGCTGGCCTGGGAGAAGGGGGCCTACACCCTCTCCGACGGCGCCACCTACCAGACCGTGGGAAAGAAGCTGGGCCTCGAGGCCCTCTACACCCGGGAGGACCCCCTCCTCCTCAACCAGTACAGCCTCCTCCTGGTCAAGGGGGCAAAGGAGGAAGAGGCCCGAAGGCTTCTGGACTTCCTCCTCTCCCCAGAGGGGCAAAGGCGGATCGGAGCCTTCCGGGGAGGGCTTTTCCAGCCGCTTTTTGGCCGGTGCGTCCTCCCGGTAAGATGA
- a CDS encoding DUF309 domain-containing protein — MDWSEALALWRAGRYFEVHEVLEEAWREAEGEKRRLLQGVILLAAALHQQALGRSGARNLQKALRHLSGLKSPCCGLDWASLLEEARRKLGA; from the coding sequence ATGGACTGGTCCGAAGCGCTGGCCCTTTGGCGGGCGGGCCGGTACTTTGAGGTGCACGAGGTGTTGGAGGAGGCCTGGCGGGAGGCGGAAGGGGAAAAGCGGCGGCTCCTCCAGGGGGTCATCCTCCTGGCTGCCGCCCTCCACCAACAGGCCCTGGGCCGAAGTGGGGCGCGCAACCTCCAGAAGGCCCTCCGCCACCTCAGCGGCCTAAAGAGCCCCTGCTGTGGCCTGGACTGGGCCTCCCTTCTGGAAGAGGCGCGGCGTAAACTCGGGGCGTGA
- a CDS encoding asparaginase: protein MKAFVLSYRGEEVENRYRISLALWGPRGLYGYAGDPTLWTYLRSSAKPFQALALFLTGAVERFGLSEEEVALATASHDGTPAHVEVAAGFLAKLGLGPEHLACGVHPPFSKEARRALEEQGLSPTPLHHNCSGKHAGMLAAALALGVPWEGYERPDHPVQRLNARTLGELSGVEPRLATDGCSVPTFALPLARAARAFYLLARPEEAPEAYREPLLRVRAAMRAHPDLVAGPGSIDTLLMERLPLLAKRGADGYYGMALLEGPRGPLGVALKVEDGSGQAREVAVVALLRLLGLDPGPTPWDRPVLRNYRGLEVGHLEARLEVRWV from the coding sequence GTGAAGGCCTTTGTCCTTTCCTACCGCGGCGAGGAGGTGGAGAACCGGTACCGAATCTCCCTGGCCCTATGGGGCCCGAGGGGGCTTTACGGGTACGCGGGGGACCCCACCCTTTGGACCTACCTGCGCTCCTCGGCCAAGCCCTTCCAGGCCCTGGCCCTCTTCCTGACCGGGGCGGTGGAGCGCTTCGGCCTCTCGGAGGAGGAGGTCGCCCTGGCCACCGCCAGCCACGACGGCACCCCGGCCCACGTGGAGGTGGCGGCGGGCTTTCTGGCCAAGCTCGGCCTGGGGCCCGAGCACCTGGCCTGCGGGGTCCACCCCCCCTTCTCCAAGGAGGCGCGGCGGGCGCTGGAGGAACAGGGGCTTTCCCCCACCCCCTTGCACCACAACTGCTCGGGGAAGCACGCGGGGATGCTGGCCGCGGCCCTGGCCCTGGGGGTGCCCTGGGAGGGGTACGAGCGGCCGGACCACCCGGTCCAGCGGCTGAACGCCCGGACGCTTGGGGAGCTTTCCGGGGTGGAGCCCCGCCTGGCCACGGACGGGTGTAGCGTCCCCACCTTCGCCCTGCCCCTGGCCCGGGCGGCCCGGGCCTTCTACCTCCTGGCCCGGCCCGAGGAGGCCCCCGAGGCTTACCGGGAGCCCCTCCTCCGGGTGCGGGCGGCCATGCGCGCCCACCCGGACCTGGTGGCGGGCCCGGGGAGCATAGACACCCTCCTGATGGAAAGGCTGCCCCTTTTGGCCAAGCGGGGGGCGGACGGGTACTACGGGATGGCCCTCCTGGAGGGCCCCCGGGGGCCTTTAGGGGTGGCTTTGAAGGTGGAGGACGGGAGCGGCCAGGCCCGGGAGGTGGCGGTGGTGGCCCTGTTGCGCCTTCTGGGCCTGGACCCCGGCCCCACGCCCTGGGACCGGCCCGTCCTCCGGAACTACCGGGGCCTCGAGGTGGGGCACCTCGAGGCCCGGCTCGAGGTCCGCTGGGTTTAG
- a CDS encoding DUF4282 domain-containing protein produces MQGLVQLFLLTPLAFLLYAIGLRILLEGVVALIRVAENTTLMVEELRKEG; encoded by the coding sequence TTGCAGGGGCTGGTCCAGCTCTTCCTCCTCACCCCCCTGGCCTTCCTCCTCTACGCCATCGGCCTTCGCATCCTCCTGGAAGGGGTGGTGGCCCTCATCCGGGTGGCGGAGAACACCACCTTGATGGTGGAGGAGCTGCGCAAAGAGGGGTAA
- a CDS encoding IS200/IS605 family accessory protein TnpB-related protein, with protein MGQSYFQGVQAKLIFLHEEDKRAVLDLMRRFSSAHRFAYNRLLEGWSRKELKKQDGPLCALFDLNTRYAGDAILKAEMVLSSARERGENPRKVIFGGRKLFLDLQKKHNPKLLKKRKQEWKEKRQGLLYSRGDKAKGGNLNLRLEVEKGALWLRVNLGNGTYAYALVQTSHPNLGQLLQRVYAKEPYNVELNLRNGQVYASFTWEEKAPPLVHTKDKGVLALDVNADPYHLALALVGPDGNLLRYSTLSLEEVDQAQSRGAKETLLWTMAHKVVDFALASGVAIATERLKYLRKSRRGDGSGRAFRRWQHRFAYASLLNKIHTLAKKRGVEVVQVNPQDTSTIGMLKYAPQLSLSKDIAAAYVIGRRALGFEERLPKNYRALLEDPRFRENGEAFYREKAKELRERRKHEKNPYLKRRWSRELRKAERALLLISSQGSSGSREGSTDGRNPYGANPWRVLRVGLLLPLLGHEVPRDLSPLKPVLVQGLWEGRKAGLGPPLPVGGRSLRADAVNDSA; from the coding sequence ATGGGACAAAGCTACTTCCAGGGAGTTCAGGCTAAGCTCATCTTTCTTCACGAGGAGGACAAACGCGCCGTCCTGGACCTCATGCGTAGGTTTTCTTCCGCCCACCGCTTCGCCTACAACCGCCTGCTGGAAGGGTGGTCCCGGAAAGAGCTCAAGAAGCAGGACGGCCCCCTGTGCGCCCTTTTCGACCTCAACACCCGCTACGCAGGCGATGCAATCCTAAAAGCGGAGATGGTCCTGTCTTCCGCCCGCGAGCGCGGGGAAAACCCTCGGAAGGTGATCTTCGGGGGAAGGAAGCTCTTCCTTGACCTCCAAAAGAAGCACAACCCTAAGCTTCTCAAAAAGAGGAAGCAAGAGTGGAAGGAAAAGCGGCAGGGCCTTCTCTATTCTCGTGGAGATAAGGCCAAAGGTGGGAACCTCAATCTACGGCTGGAGGTGGAAAAGGGAGCCCTTTGGCTCCGGGTCAACCTTGGGAACGGAACCTACGCCTACGCTTTAGTCCAGACTTCCCACCCCAACCTAGGCCAGCTCCTGCAAAGGGTGTACGCCAAAGAACCCTACAACGTGGAGCTGAACCTCAGGAACGGCCAGGTCTACGCCAGCTTCACCTGGGAGGAGAAGGCTCCGCCCCTCGTCCACACTAAGGACAAAGGTGTCCTTGCTCTGGACGTGAACGCCGACCCCTACCACCTTGCCTTGGCCCTAGTCGGCCCAGATGGTAACCTTCTCCGCTACTCCACCCTCTCCCTGGAAGAGGTGGACCAAGCTCAGAGCCGTGGGGCTAAGGAAACCCTGCTGTGGACGATGGCCCACAAGGTGGTGGACTTCGCCCTGGCGAGTGGGGTGGCCATCGCCACGGAACGCCTAAAGTACCTGCGCAAATCTCGGCGGGGGGACGGCTCCGGAAGGGCCTTCCGCAGGTGGCAACACCGTTTCGCCTACGCTTCCCTCCTGAACAAAATCCACACCCTGGCCAAGAAGCGGGGCGTGGAGGTCGTCCAGGTAAACCCCCAGGACACCTCCACGATTGGGATGCTCAAGTACGCACCCCAGCTCTCCCTCTCCAAGGACATCGCCGCCGCCTACGTCATCGGAAGAAGAGCCCTGGGGTTTGAAGAACGACTCCCGAAGAACTACCGAGCGTTGCTTGAAGACCCCCGCTTCCGAGAGAACGGAGAAGCGTTCTACCGGGAGAAGGCAAAGGAGTTGAGAGAAAGGAGGAAGCATGAGAAAAACCCCTACCTGAAGCGTCGTTGGTCTCGTGAGCTCCGCAAGGCCGAAAGGGCCTTGCTTTTGATAAGCTCGCAGGGCTCGTCAGGGAGCCGGGAGGGGTCAACCGACGGAAGGAACCCCTACGGCGCTAATCCCTGGAGGGTCCTGAGGGTAGGTCTCCTCCTTCCCCTCCTTGGGCATGAGGTGCCGAGGGACCTTTCTCCCCTCAAGCCCGTTCTGGTGCAAGGACTGTGGGAGGGGCGGAAGGCGGGCTTAGGTCCCCCCTTACCGGTGGGGGGCCGGAGTCTACGTGCAGACGCTGTGAATGACTCTGCATAA
- a CDS encoding DUF4282 domain-containing protein, with translation MDPQAFFQALFDFSFRRFITIRLTGVLYALALGVMAVILLS, from the coding sequence ATGGACCCACAGGCGTTCTTCCAGGCCCTGTTTGACTTCAGCTTCCGGCGCTTCATCACCATCCGGCTCACCGGGGTGCTCTACGCCCTGGCCCTGGGGGTGATGGCGGTCATCCTCCTCTCCTAG
- a CDS encoding FAD-binding oxidoreductase, translated as MELALQDQYLRVPAEAGLLEVHAALEGTGLYPPFPPVELPGGVGGLLERGGFGQTFFFAAEVLGLTFLTPRGRRVRAGGVTVKNVQGYDLVRPFVGSFGLLGRAEEAVFRLRPGRESALLRAPWPGAFPEVEARFLWREGEWLYAFHFGPERELARLKEALGAEEVRPPLDYRPLFPQGMGVGPGRVEDLRFSWQDGGKAPEPPKVFLRLAESL; from the coding sequence GTGGAGCTGGCGCTTCAGGACCAGTACCTGCGCGTACCGGCCGAGGCCGGGCTTCTGGAGGTCCACGCGGCCTTGGAGGGGACGGGCCTCTACCCCCCCTTTCCCCCGGTGGAGCTCCCCGGGGGGGTAGGGGGGCTTCTGGAGCGAGGCGGGTTCGGCCAGACCTTCTTCTTCGCCGCCGAGGTCCTGGGCCTCACCTTCCTCACCCCCCGGGGGCGCCGGGTCCGGGCCGGGGGGGTGACGGTGAAGAACGTCCAGGGCTACGACCTGGTCCGGCCCTTCGTGGGAAGCTTCGGCCTGTTGGGCCGGGCGGAGGAGGCCGTCTTCCGCCTCCGGCCGGGGCGGGAAAGCGCCCTCCTTCGGGCCCCCTGGCCCGGGGCCTTCCCCGAGGTGGAGGCCCGGTTCCTCTGGCGGGAGGGGGAGTGGCTGTACGCCTTCCACTTCGGCCCCGAGAGGGAGCTTGCCCGCCTCAAGGAGGCCCTGGGGGCCGAGGAGGTCCGGCCGCCTTTGGACTACCGCCCCCTCTTCCCCCAGGGGATGGGGGTGGGGCCGGGCCGGGTGGAGGATCTGCGCTTCTCCTGGCAGGACGGCGGGAAGGCCCCCGAGCCCCCGAAGGTCTTCCTCAGGCTCGCCGAGTCGCTGTAG
- a CDS encoding MFS transporter, with product MGPLVLLSGVALYSAFYSVVPLLPALERLFGAPPGSAGPGMGLPLLLLVLASPWVPRLPVRPGLVLGSGLLLVGLGGVAGALAPGLGAWLLARLLQGLGVALVPGLSLALIPHLFPQRRLEMAGLYMAGNVLGGGLGRVLAGVLSEGLGVRPALLLLSLPSLLLGPLLLRVHAPLPQTPPRYDLRALPLYLLGFILLFLNLFLANLLPYRLEALGYGPAQVGLSYLAYLFGLPGSALSGFLAARLGYLRALRLAFLGVVLGVLAQLFDPPVLGFVLMMAALFPAQSLVAARAGQLGSGVSATYVAAFYLGGTAAGLLYPLFLPHLPLALLLALALAASALLLSSRIP from the coding sequence ATGGGGCCCCTGGTCCTCCTCTCCGGCGTGGCGCTCTACAGCGCCTTTTACAGCGTGGTCCCCCTCCTGCCGGCCCTGGAGCGGCTCTTCGGAGCGCCTCCGGGCTCGGCCGGGCCGGGGATGGGGCTTCCCCTCCTCCTCCTGGTCCTGGCCTCCCCCTGGGTCCCAAGGCTCCCCGTGCGGCCGGGCCTGGTTCTGGGGAGCGGCCTCCTCCTGGTGGGGCTCGGGGGGGTGGCGGGGGCGCTGGCTCCCGGGCTTGGGGCTTGGCTTTTGGCCCGGCTCCTCCAGGGCCTGGGGGTGGCCCTGGTCCCCGGCCTCTCCCTGGCCCTCATCCCCCACCTCTTCCCCCAAAGGCGGCTGGAGATGGCGGGGCTATACATGGCCGGGAACGTCCTGGGGGGCGGGCTGGGTCGGGTCCTGGCCGGGGTCCTCTCCGAGGGGCTGGGGGTGCGGCCGGCCCTCCTCCTCCTCTCCCTCCCCAGCCTCCTCCTCGGCCCCCTCCTCCTCCGGGTCCACGCCCCCCTGCCCCAGACCCCGCCCCGGTACGACCTGAGGGCCTTGCCCCTCTACCTTTTGGGCTTCATCCTCCTGTTTTTGAACCTATTCCTGGCCAACCTCCTCCCCTACCGCCTCGAGGCCCTGGGCTACGGCCCGGCCCAGGTGGGGCTCAGCTACCTGGCCTACCTCTTTGGCCTGCCGGGAAGCGCCTTAAGCGGCTTTCTGGCCGCCCGGCTGGGCTACCTTAGGGCCCTGCGGCTCGCCTTCTTGGGGGTGGTCCTGGGGGTGCTGGCCCAGCTCTTTGACCCGCCCGTTTTGGGCTTCGTCCTCATGATGGCCGCCCTCTTCCCCGCCCAGAGCCTGGTGGCCGCCCGGGCGGGCCAGCTGGGAAGCGGGGTGAGCGCCACCTACGTGGCGGCCTTCTACCTGGGGGGAACGGCGGCGGGCCTCCTCTACCCCCTCTTCCTCCCCCACCTGCCCCTGGCCCTCCTCCTGGCCCTGGCCCTGGCCGCCTCGGCCCTTTTGCTCTCAAGCCGGATACCATGA